The proteins below come from a single Chitinophaga pinensis DSM 2588 genomic window:
- a CDS encoding RagB/SusD family nutrient uptake outer membrane protein: MQQNIKLLIRILPIVFLLVSCSDFLDVQPKDSVSDETTIVDKTSAQTAVRGIYRQLGDDDYYGALFQTIGYLSGDNIQWTGSQSIIQQFISHAVKADNTNIATAWSAIYSTINRANQVIDKLPGVNDATLTADERNALLGEAYFVRALAYFDLARTWGGVQLVVKATSDINDTKGLKRSTLEQTYAQVLKDLQMAEPLLPETTNRYRATRKTVWALLARFHLYQRNWEQAEVYSSRLIQDAKYRLLKPYSAFFANNVVATDESIFEISYSATNTNAHRGYWQPPANNGTRQWAPNDAFIALINNPAVGGNRNAAVAITNQGLWYGNFYYRSPATDPAYVLRIAEQYLIRAEARAQQGNLSGALADLDAVRDRAGLSGSTAVSQGEILLAIENERRLEFAFEPHRWYDLVRTGRAGTVLGVTDERRYVMPIPAIELSADDALEPNPGY; the protein is encoded by the coding sequence ATGCAGCAGAATATAAAATTATTGATCCGCATATTACCGATTGTCTTTTTGCTGGTTTCCTGCAGTGACTTTCTGGATGTGCAACCGAAAGACTCCGTTTCAGATGAAACGACGATCGTTGATAAAACCTCTGCGCAGACAGCTGTACGTGGTATATACCGGCAGTTGGGCGACGATGATTATTATGGCGCACTGTTTCAGACGATCGGGTATCTCTCCGGAGATAATATTCAGTGGACAGGTTCACAGTCGATTATCCAGCAGTTTATATCGCATGCGGTAAAGGCGGATAATACGAATATAGCGACGGCATGGTCGGCCATCTATTCCACTATCAACCGGGCTAACCAGGTAATTGATAAACTGCCGGGTGTAAACGATGCTACCCTGACAGCAGATGAAAGAAACGCCCTGCTGGGAGAGGCTTACTTTGTACGTGCGCTGGCCTATTTTGACCTGGCCCGTACCTGGGGAGGTGTACAGCTGGTCGTGAAAGCGACTTCCGATATCAATGATACAAAAGGGCTGAAACGCAGTACGCTGGAGCAGACTTATGCCCAGGTACTGAAAGATCTGCAGATGGCGGAACCGCTTTTACCTGAGACTACTAACCGCTATCGTGCCACCCGTAAAACTGTATGGGCATTGTTAGCCCGTTTTCACCTCTATCAGCGCAATTGGGAACAGGCAGAGGTATATTCCTCCAGATTGATACAAGACGCGAAATACAGGCTTCTAAAGCCCTATAGCGCGTTCTTTGCCAACAACGTGGTGGCGACCGACGAATCCATCTTCGAAATCTCCTACAGCGCCACTAATACGAATGCACATCGTGGCTACTGGCAGCCCCCTGCCAATAATGGAACCCGTCAGTGGGCGCCTAATGACGCTTTTATCGCATTGATCAATAATCCGGCTGTGGGCGGTAACAGAAACGCGGCTGTGGCTATTACGAACCAGGGGCTCTGGTATGGCAATTTCTATTATCGCAGTCCGGCGACAGATCCGGCCTATGTCCTGCGTATCGCAGAACAATACCTGATCAGGGCGGAGGCACGTGCACAACAAGGTAATCTGTCTGGGGCGCTGGCTGACCTGGATGCGGTAAGAGACAGAGCAGGACTGAGCGGGAGTACGGCAGTATCACAGGGTGAAATACTCCTGGCGATCGAAAATGAGCGCAGACTGGAGTTCGCATTTGAACCTCACCGCTGGTACGACCTGGTAAGAACAGGACGTGCAGGTACTGTATTGGGTGTTACGGACGAACGCCGATATGTAATGCCGATACCCGCTATCGAACTGAGTGCAGACGATGCACTGGAACCTAATCCGGGTTACTAA